In Sphaeramia orbicularis chromosome 3, fSphaOr1.1, whole genome shotgun sequence, a genomic segment contains:
- the ppfia1 gene encoding liprin-alpha-1 isoform X6, with amino-acid sequence MMCEVMPTISEAEGPGGGSGRRGSGSPLQSDSEGHFESLMVSMLEERDRLLETLRETQENLGLTQGKLHEVSHERDSLQRQLNTALPQEFAALTKEVNICREQLLEKEEEIAELKAERNNTRLLLEHLECLVSRHERSLRMTVVKRQAQSPAGVSSEVEVLKALKSLFEHHKALDEKVRERLRVALERCSALEEQLTISHKELAYLREQSSQKRGLADGTSEVNHHSDTTPSTNGKRSSDGSLSQEEDLGPGLGKVGELQEVVDRQTADLGQMKERMASMASRINELEEDLDTARKDLIKSEDMNTRLQRDLRESMAQKEDMEERITTLEKRYLAAQREATSVHDLNDKLENEVANKESLFRQTEDRNRQLQEKLELAEQKLQQTIRKAETLPEVEAELAQRVAALTKCVLCGTKGAKTQKKAEERHGNVEERLRQMEAQLEEKNQELLRARQREKMNEEHNKRLSETVDKLLSESNERLQLHLKERMSALEDKNALIRELDHTKKLIEESHHEKEQLLIQIETMRAENEQGRSRSNSLLHGRSQLGSTPDFRYPVSASSMMDSNSDHYGSALVLRRPQKGRVAALRDEPSKRHVQTLNEQEWERMQQANVLANVAQAFESDMDASDLEEDRETIFSSVDLLSPGGQADAQTLALMLQEQLDAINNEIRMIQEEKESTAIRAEEIECRVGSGDSLGGRFRSMSSIPPSLCAGSSLGGSPPGSGNSTPRRIPRSPNRELDRMGVMTLPSDLRKHRRKSAQDDKATIRCETSPPTTPRSMRLNREVGHAASHEDIRDFRGLTGLQDGQGSNPSSSNSSQDSLNKAAKKKSIKSSIGRLFGKKEKGRPSIPGKDSPGQAGTPEAETSPKDGLGMGTLSGPAEKNRKLQKNPKTGHELLEEARRQGLPFAQWDGPTVVVWLELWVGMPAWYVAACRANVKSGAIMSALSDTEIQREIGISNPLHRLKLRLAIQEIMSLTSPSAPPTSRTTTGNVWVTHEEMETLAATPPTTLAYGDMNHEWIGNEWLPSLGLPQYRSYFMESLVDARMLDHLTKKDLRGQLKMVDSFHRNSFQCGVMCLRRLNYDRKELERRRDDSQLEQKDVLVWSNERVISWIQAIGLKEYSSNLYESGVHGALLALDETFDHNTLALLLQIPTQNTQARAALEREFNSLLAIGTERRMEEDDDKNFRRAPSWRKKFRPKDMRGMSLGTSDTLPANFRVTGSSAASPSTQPKRSPMDGNRWSEDDGEFPAFKTRMMN; translated from the exons GAGTTTGCTGCACTAACAAAGGAGGTGAATATTTGCCGGGAGCAACTtctggagaaagaggaggagattgCAGAGCTGAAGGCTGAGAGGAACAACACTCGG CTCCTGTTAGAACATCTGGAGTGTCTGGTGTCTCGCCATGAGCGTAGTCTAAGGATGACAGTGGTGAAGAGACAAGCTCAGTCCCCAGCTGGGGTCTCGAGTGAAGTGGAGGTCCTCAAAGCCCTTAAGTCACTCTTTGAACACCATAAAGCTCTGGATGAGAAg GTAAGAGAAAGACTGCGTGTTGCCTTGGAAAGATGCAGCGCCTTAGAAGAGCAACTTACCATTTCACATAAAGAA TTGGCTTACCTCAGGGAACAGAGCAGCCAGAAGAGGGGGCTGGCAGATGGAACCAGTGAAGTCAACCACCACTCTGACACCACACCAAGCACTAACGGCAAG AGGTCTTCAGATGGTTCACTGAGTCAAGAGGAGGACTTGGGTCCTGGACTGGGTAAGGTGGGTGAACTTCAGGAGGTTGTGGATCGTCAGACAGCTGACTTGGGCCAAATGAAGGAGCGCATGGCTTCTATGGCATCACGTATCAATGAACTAGAGGAGGACCTAGATACAGCTCGGAAGGATCTCATCAAATCTGAAGACATGAACACACGACTGCAAAGAGACCTGAGGGAG TCAATGGCTCAGAAGGAAGACATGGAGGAGAGGATAACCACTCTGGAGAAACGCTACCTAGCAGCTCAGCGGGAGGCTACCTCTGTCCATGACCTCAATGACAAACTGGAGAATGAAGTGGCCAACAAGGAGTCCCTCTTTAGACAA acTGAGGACAGAAATCGTCAGCTTCAGGAGAAGCTGGAGTTGGCTGAGCAAAAGCTGCAGCAGACTATCCGCAAAGCAGAGACTCTGCCTGAGGTGGAAGCTGAGCTTGCCCAGAGGGTAGCTGCTCTCACAAAG TGTGTTCTGTGTGGCACTAAAGGCGCTAAGACCCAGAAAAAG GCAGAGGAACGCCATGGCAACGTGGAGGAGAGACTGAGGCAGATGGAGGCCCAGCTGGAGGAGAAAAACCAGGAGCTGCTCAGG GCTCGTCAGCGAGAAAAAAtgaatgaggagcacaacaagcGTCTGTCTGAGACAGTGGATAAGCTTCTGTCAGAGTCCAACGAGAGGCTCCAACTCCATCTCAAAGAGAGGATGTCTGCTCTTGAGGATAAG AATGCCCTCATAAGAGAACTAGATCACACCAAAAAGTTAATTGAGGAGTCTCACCATGAGAAG GAGCAGCTCCTGATCCAGATTGAGACAATGAGAGCAGAGAATGAGCAGGGTAGAAGCAGAAGTAACTCTCTGCTACATGG acggTCTCAGCTGGGCAGCACTCCAGACTTCAGGTACCCAGTGTCAGCTTCATCGATGATGGACAGCAACTCAGACCACTATGGCAGCGCGCTTGTACTGAGGAGGCCTCAGAAGGGAAGGGTGGCAGCGTTGAGGGATGAGCCATCCAAA CGACAT GTGCAGACTCTAAATGAGCAGGAGTGGGAGCGCATGCAACAGGCCAATGTCTTGGCAAATGTGGCCCAGGCTTTTGAGAGTGATATGGACGCCTCAGACCTGGAAGAAGACCGGGAGACAATTTTTAGCTCGGTGGACCTGCTGTCCCCTGGTGGCCAGGCTGATGCACAGACGCTTGCCTTAATGCTGCAGGAGCAACTTGATGCCATCAACAATGAAATCAG AATGATCCAAGAGGAGAAGGAGAGCACAGCCATTCGGGCAGAGGAGATCGAGTGTCGAGTGGGCAGCGGTGATAGCCTGGGAGGCCGTTTCCGCTCCATGAGTTCCATCCCTCCATCGTTGTGTGCTGGCTCCTCATTGGGCGGCTCTCCTCCCGGCTCTGGAAACTCCACCCCTAGACGCATTCCCCGTAGCCCCAACAGAGAACTGGACCGCATGGGTGTCATGACCTTG CCTAGTGACCTGCGCAAGCATCGCAGGAAG TCAGCTCAGGATGACAAGGCCACTATCCGATGTGAGACGTCGCCCCCTACCACTCCACGCTCGATGCGCCTCAACAGGGAGGTGGGTCATGCTGCCAGCCACGAGGACATCCGAGATTTTAGAGG TCTGACTGGCCTGCAGGACGGTCAGGGCAGTAACCCCAGCAGCAGTAACAGCAGCCAAGACTCCCTCAACAAAGCAGCCAAGAAGAAAAGCATCAAGTCTTCCATTGGCCGCCTCTTTGGGAAGAAGGAGAAGGGCCGACCCAGTATTCCCGGCAAGGACTCGCCCGGCCAAG CTGGTACTCCTGAGGCAGAGACCTCTCCAAAGGATGGCTTAGGAATGGGAACCCTGTCAGGCCCTGCAGAGAAAAACCGAAAACTGCAGAAGAA TCCAAAGACAGG GCATGAATTACTGGAGGAAGCTCGTAGGCAGGGCCTACCATTTGCCCAGTGGGATGGACCAACAGTTGTGGTTTGGCTGGAG CTGTGGGTGGGTATGCCTGCGTGGTACGTGGCTGCATGCCGTGCCAACGTGAAGAGTGGAGCCATTATGTCAGCGCTGTCAGACACAGAGATTCAACGGGAGATCGGAATAAGCAACCCATTACATCGTCTCAAACTTCGGCTGGCTATCCAAGAAATCATGTCTCTCACCAGCCcttctgctccgcccacttcaaGAACG ACCACAGGAAACGTTTGGGTCACACATGAAGAAATGGAAACTTTGGCAGCCACACCTCCCACG ACATTGGCATATGGAGACATGAATCACGAGTGGATCGGTAATGAGTGGCTGCCCAGTTTGGGTTTGCCTCAGTACCGCTCTTACTTCATGGAGTCCCTGGTGGACGCCCGCATGCTCGACCACCTCACCAAAAAGGACCTCAGAGGACAACTCAAAATGGTTGATAGCTTCCACAG GAACAGTTTTCAGTGTGGAGTCATGTGTCTGAGGCGGCTCAACTATGACAGGAAAGAGCTGGAGAGGCGAAGAGATGACTCACAGCTTGAACAAAAAG ATGTGCTGGTATGGAGTAATGAGCGTGTAATCAGCTGGATTCAGGCCATTGGGCTCAAAGAGTACAGTAGTAACCTTTATGAAAGTGGAGTGCATGGAGCGCTGCTGGCTCTGGATGAAACCTTCGACCACAACACGCTGGCCCTGCTCCTCCAGATccccacacagaacacacag GCCAGAGCAGCTCTGGAGCGTGAATTCAACAGTCTGCTGGCCATTGGCACAGAACGGAGAATGGAAGAG GATGATGATAAGAACTTCCGTCGCGCTCCGTCATGGAGGAAAAAGTTCAGGCCCAAAGACATGAGGGGGATGTCCTTGGGTACATCCGATACCCTGCCCGCTAACTTCAGAGTGACCGGCAGCAGCGCAGCATCTCCCTCGACACAGCCAAAGAGGAGCCCCATGGACG
- the ppfia1 gene encoding liprin-alpha-1 isoform X1: MMCEVMPTISEAEGPGGGSGRRGSGSPLQSDSEGHFESLMVSMLEERDRLLETLRETQENLGLTQGKLHEVSHERDSLQRQLNTALPQEFAALTKEVNICREQLLEKEEEIAELKAERNNTRLLLEHLECLVSRHERSLRMTVVKRQAQSPAGVSSEVEVLKALKSLFEHHKALDEKVRERLRVALERCSALEEQLTISHKELAYLREQSSQKRGLADGTSEVNHHSDTTPSTNGKRSSDGSLSQEEDLGPGLGKVGELQEVVDRQTADLGQMKERMASMASRINELEEDLDTARKDLIKSEDMNTRLQRDLRESMAQKEDMEERITTLEKRYLAAQREATSVHDLNDKLENEVANKESLFRQTEDRNRQLQEKLELAEQKLQQTIRKAETLPEVEAELAQRVAALTKCVLCGTKGAKTQKKAEERHGNVEERLRQMEAQLEEKNQELLRARQREKMNEEHNKRLSETVDKLLSESNERLQLHLKERMSALEDKNALIRELDHTKKLIEESHHEKEQLLIQIETMRAENEQGRSRSNSLLHGRSQLGSTPDFRYPVSASSMMDSNSDHYGSALVLRRPQKGRVAALRDEPSKRHVQTLNEQEWERMQQANVLANVAQAFESDMDASDLEEDRETIFSSVDLLSPGGQADAQTLALMLQEQLDAINNEIRMIQEEKESTAIRAEEIECRVGSGDSLGGRFRSMSSIPPSLCAGSSLGGSPPGSGNSTPRRIPRSPNRELDRMGVMTLPSDLRKHRRKSAQDDKATIRCETSPPTTPRSMRLNREVGHAASHEDIRDFRGLTGLQDGQGSNPSSSNSSQDSLNKAAKKKSIKSSIGRLFGKKEKGRPSIPGKDSPGQAGTPEAETSPKDGLGMGTLSGPAEKNRKLQKNPKTGHELLEEARRQGLPFAQWDGPTVVVWLELWVGMPAWYVAACRANVKSGAIMSALSDTEIQREIGISNPLHRLKLRLAIQEIMSLTSPSAPPTSRTTTGNVWVTHEEMETLAATPPTEDDEGSWAQTLAYGDMNHEWIGNEWLPSLGLPQYRSYFMESLVDARMLDHLTKKDLRGQLKMVDSFHRNSFQCGVMCLRRLNYDRKELERRRDDSQLEQKDVLVWSNERVISWIQAIGLKEYSSNLYESGVHGALLALDETFDHNTLALLLQIPTQNTQARAALEREFNSLLAIGTERRMEEDDDKNFRRAPSWRKKFRPKDMRGMSLGTSDTLPANFRVTGSSAASPSTQPKRSPMDGNRWSEDDGEFPAFKTRMMN, encoded by the exons GAGTTTGCTGCACTAACAAAGGAGGTGAATATTTGCCGGGAGCAACTtctggagaaagaggaggagattgCAGAGCTGAAGGCTGAGAGGAACAACACTCGG CTCCTGTTAGAACATCTGGAGTGTCTGGTGTCTCGCCATGAGCGTAGTCTAAGGATGACAGTGGTGAAGAGACAAGCTCAGTCCCCAGCTGGGGTCTCGAGTGAAGTGGAGGTCCTCAAAGCCCTTAAGTCACTCTTTGAACACCATAAAGCTCTGGATGAGAAg GTAAGAGAAAGACTGCGTGTTGCCTTGGAAAGATGCAGCGCCTTAGAAGAGCAACTTACCATTTCACATAAAGAA TTGGCTTACCTCAGGGAACAGAGCAGCCAGAAGAGGGGGCTGGCAGATGGAACCAGTGAAGTCAACCACCACTCTGACACCACACCAAGCACTAACGGCAAG AGGTCTTCAGATGGTTCACTGAGTCAAGAGGAGGACTTGGGTCCTGGACTGGGTAAGGTGGGTGAACTTCAGGAGGTTGTGGATCGTCAGACAGCTGACTTGGGCCAAATGAAGGAGCGCATGGCTTCTATGGCATCACGTATCAATGAACTAGAGGAGGACCTAGATACAGCTCGGAAGGATCTCATCAAATCTGAAGACATGAACACACGACTGCAAAGAGACCTGAGGGAG TCAATGGCTCAGAAGGAAGACATGGAGGAGAGGATAACCACTCTGGAGAAACGCTACCTAGCAGCTCAGCGGGAGGCTACCTCTGTCCATGACCTCAATGACAAACTGGAGAATGAAGTGGCCAACAAGGAGTCCCTCTTTAGACAA acTGAGGACAGAAATCGTCAGCTTCAGGAGAAGCTGGAGTTGGCTGAGCAAAAGCTGCAGCAGACTATCCGCAAAGCAGAGACTCTGCCTGAGGTGGAAGCTGAGCTTGCCCAGAGGGTAGCTGCTCTCACAAAG TGTGTTCTGTGTGGCACTAAAGGCGCTAAGACCCAGAAAAAG GCAGAGGAACGCCATGGCAACGTGGAGGAGAGACTGAGGCAGATGGAGGCCCAGCTGGAGGAGAAAAACCAGGAGCTGCTCAGG GCTCGTCAGCGAGAAAAAAtgaatgaggagcacaacaagcGTCTGTCTGAGACAGTGGATAAGCTTCTGTCAGAGTCCAACGAGAGGCTCCAACTCCATCTCAAAGAGAGGATGTCTGCTCTTGAGGATAAG AATGCCCTCATAAGAGAACTAGATCACACCAAAAAGTTAATTGAGGAGTCTCACCATGAGAAG GAGCAGCTCCTGATCCAGATTGAGACAATGAGAGCAGAGAATGAGCAGGGTAGAAGCAGAAGTAACTCTCTGCTACATGG acggTCTCAGCTGGGCAGCACTCCAGACTTCAGGTACCCAGTGTCAGCTTCATCGATGATGGACAGCAACTCAGACCACTATGGCAGCGCGCTTGTACTGAGGAGGCCTCAGAAGGGAAGGGTGGCAGCGTTGAGGGATGAGCCATCCAAA CGACAT GTGCAGACTCTAAATGAGCAGGAGTGGGAGCGCATGCAACAGGCCAATGTCTTGGCAAATGTGGCCCAGGCTTTTGAGAGTGATATGGACGCCTCAGACCTGGAAGAAGACCGGGAGACAATTTTTAGCTCGGTGGACCTGCTGTCCCCTGGTGGCCAGGCTGATGCACAGACGCTTGCCTTAATGCTGCAGGAGCAACTTGATGCCATCAACAATGAAATCAG AATGATCCAAGAGGAGAAGGAGAGCACAGCCATTCGGGCAGAGGAGATCGAGTGTCGAGTGGGCAGCGGTGATAGCCTGGGAGGCCGTTTCCGCTCCATGAGTTCCATCCCTCCATCGTTGTGTGCTGGCTCCTCATTGGGCGGCTCTCCTCCCGGCTCTGGAAACTCCACCCCTAGACGCATTCCCCGTAGCCCCAACAGAGAACTGGACCGCATGGGTGTCATGACCTTG CCTAGTGACCTGCGCAAGCATCGCAGGAAG TCAGCTCAGGATGACAAGGCCACTATCCGATGTGAGACGTCGCCCCCTACCACTCCACGCTCGATGCGCCTCAACAGGGAGGTGGGTCATGCTGCCAGCCACGAGGACATCCGAGATTTTAGAGG TCTGACTGGCCTGCAGGACGGTCAGGGCAGTAACCCCAGCAGCAGTAACAGCAGCCAAGACTCCCTCAACAAAGCAGCCAAGAAGAAAAGCATCAAGTCTTCCATTGGCCGCCTCTTTGGGAAGAAGGAGAAGGGCCGACCCAGTATTCCCGGCAAGGACTCGCCCGGCCAAG CTGGTACTCCTGAGGCAGAGACCTCTCCAAAGGATGGCTTAGGAATGGGAACCCTGTCAGGCCCTGCAGAGAAAAACCGAAAACTGCAGAAGAA TCCAAAGACAGG GCATGAATTACTGGAGGAAGCTCGTAGGCAGGGCCTACCATTTGCCCAGTGGGATGGACCAACAGTTGTGGTTTGGCTGGAG CTGTGGGTGGGTATGCCTGCGTGGTACGTGGCTGCATGCCGTGCCAACGTGAAGAGTGGAGCCATTATGTCAGCGCTGTCAGACACAGAGATTCAACGGGAGATCGGAATAAGCAACCCATTACATCGTCTCAAACTTCGGCTGGCTATCCAAGAAATCATGTCTCTCACCAGCCcttctgctccgcccacttcaaGAACG ACCACAGGAAACGTTTGGGTCACACATGAAGAAATGGAAACTTTGGCAGCCACACCTCCCACG GAGGATGACGAGGGTAGCTGGGCCCAG ACATTGGCATATGGAGACATGAATCACGAGTGGATCGGTAATGAGTGGCTGCCCAGTTTGGGTTTGCCTCAGTACCGCTCTTACTTCATGGAGTCCCTGGTGGACGCCCGCATGCTCGACCACCTCACCAAAAAGGACCTCAGAGGACAACTCAAAATGGTTGATAGCTTCCACAG GAACAGTTTTCAGTGTGGAGTCATGTGTCTGAGGCGGCTCAACTATGACAGGAAAGAGCTGGAGAGGCGAAGAGATGACTCACAGCTTGAACAAAAAG ATGTGCTGGTATGGAGTAATGAGCGTGTAATCAGCTGGATTCAGGCCATTGGGCTCAAAGAGTACAGTAGTAACCTTTATGAAAGTGGAGTGCATGGAGCGCTGCTGGCTCTGGATGAAACCTTCGACCACAACACGCTGGCCCTGCTCCTCCAGATccccacacagaacacacag GCCAGAGCAGCTCTGGAGCGTGAATTCAACAGTCTGCTGGCCATTGGCACAGAACGGAGAATGGAAGAG GATGATGATAAGAACTTCCGTCGCGCTCCGTCATGGAGGAAAAAGTTCAGGCCCAAAGACATGAGGGGGATGTCCTTGGGTACATCCGATACCCTGCCCGCTAACTTCAGAGTGACCGGCAGCAGCGCAGCATCTCCCTCGACACAGCCAAAGAGGAGCCCCATGGACG
- the ppfia1 gene encoding liprin-alpha-1 isoform X9 has protein sequence MMCEVMPTISEAEGPGGGSGRRGSGSPLQSDSEGHFESLMVSMLEERDRLLETLRETQENLGLTQGKLHEVSHERDSLQRQLNTALPQEFAALTKEVNICREQLLEKEEEIAELKAERNNTRLLLEHLECLVSRHERSLRMTVVKRQAQSPAGVSSEVEVLKALKSLFEHHKALDEKVRERLRVALERCSALEEQLTISHKELAYLREQSSQKRGLADGTSEVNHHSDTTPSTNGKRSSDGSLSQEEDLGPGLGKVGELQEVVDRQTADLGQMKERMASMASRINELEEDLDTARKDLIKSEDMNTRLQRDLRESMAQKEDMEERITTLEKRYLAAQREATSVHDLNDKLENEVANKESLFRQTEDRNRQLQEKLELAEQKLQQTIRKAETLPEVEAELAQRVAALTKAEERHGNVEERLRQMEAQLEEKNQELLRARQREKMNEEHNKRLSETVDKLLSESNERLQLHLKERMSALEDKNALIRELDHTKKLIEESHHEKEQLLIQIETMRAENEQGRSRSNSLLHGRSQLGSTPDFRYPVSASSMMDSNSDHYGSALVLRRPQKGRVAALRDEPSKRHVQTLNEQEWERMQQANVLANVAQAFESDMDASDLEEDRETIFSSVDLLSPGGQADAQTLALMLQEQLDAINNEIRMIQEEKESTAIRAEEIECRVGSGDSLGGRFRSMSSIPPSLCAGSSLGGSPPGSGNSTPRRIPRSPNRELDRMGVMTLPSDLRKHRRKSAQDDKATIRCETSPPTTPRSMRLNREVGHAASHEDIRDFRGLTGLQDGQGSNPSSSNSSQDSLNKAAKKKSIKSSIGRLFGKKEKGRPSIPGKDSPGQAGTPEAETSPKDGLGMGTLSGPAEKNRKLQKNPKTGHELLEEARRQGLPFAQWDGPTVVVWLELWVGMPAWYVAACRANVKSGAIMSALSDTEIQREIGISNPLHRLKLRLAIQEIMSLTSPSAPPTSRTTTGNVWVTHEEMETLAATPPTEDDEGSWAQTLAYGDMNHEWIGNEWLPSLGLPQYRSYFMESLVDARMLDHLTKKDLRGQLKMVDSFHRNSFQCGVMCLRRLNYDRKELERRRDDSQLEQKDVLVWSNERVISWIQAIGLKEYSSNLYESGVHGALLALDETFDHNTLALLLQIPTQNTQARAALEREFNSLLAIGTERRMEEDDDKNFRRAPSWRKKFRPKDMRGMSLGTSDTLPANFRVTGSSAASPSTQPKRSPMDGNRWSEDDGEFPAFKTRMMN, from the exons GAGTTTGCTGCACTAACAAAGGAGGTGAATATTTGCCGGGAGCAACTtctggagaaagaggaggagattgCAGAGCTGAAGGCTGAGAGGAACAACACTCGG CTCCTGTTAGAACATCTGGAGTGTCTGGTGTCTCGCCATGAGCGTAGTCTAAGGATGACAGTGGTGAAGAGACAAGCTCAGTCCCCAGCTGGGGTCTCGAGTGAAGTGGAGGTCCTCAAAGCCCTTAAGTCACTCTTTGAACACCATAAAGCTCTGGATGAGAAg GTAAGAGAAAGACTGCGTGTTGCCTTGGAAAGATGCAGCGCCTTAGAAGAGCAACTTACCATTTCACATAAAGAA TTGGCTTACCTCAGGGAACAGAGCAGCCAGAAGAGGGGGCTGGCAGATGGAACCAGTGAAGTCAACCACCACTCTGACACCACACCAAGCACTAACGGCAAG AGGTCTTCAGATGGTTCACTGAGTCAAGAGGAGGACTTGGGTCCTGGACTGGGTAAGGTGGGTGAACTTCAGGAGGTTGTGGATCGTCAGACAGCTGACTTGGGCCAAATGAAGGAGCGCATGGCTTCTATGGCATCACGTATCAATGAACTAGAGGAGGACCTAGATACAGCTCGGAAGGATCTCATCAAATCTGAAGACATGAACACACGACTGCAAAGAGACCTGAGGGAG TCAATGGCTCAGAAGGAAGACATGGAGGAGAGGATAACCACTCTGGAGAAACGCTACCTAGCAGCTCAGCGGGAGGCTACCTCTGTCCATGACCTCAATGACAAACTGGAGAATGAAGTGGCCAACAAGGAGTCCCTCTTTAGACAA acTGAGGACAGAAATCGTCAGCTTCAGGAGAAGCTGGAGTTGGCTGAGCAAAAGCTGCAGCAGACTATCCGCAAAGCAGAGACTCTGCCTGAGGTGGAAGCTGAGCTTGCCCAGAGGGTAGCTGCTCTCACAAAG GCAGAGGAACGCCATGGCAACGTGGAGGAGAGACTGAGGCAGATGGAGGCCCAGCTGGAGGAGAAAAACCAGGAGCTGCTCAGG GCTCGTCAGCGAGAAAAAAtgaatgaggagcacaacaagcGTCTGTCTGAGACAGTGGATAAGCTTCTGTCAGAGTCCAACGAGAGGCTCCAACTCCATCTCAAAGAGAGGATGTCTGCTCTTGAGGATAAG AATGCCCTCATAAGAGAACTAGATCACACCAAAAAGTTAATTGAGGAGTCTCACCATGAGAAG GAGCAGCTCCTGATCCAGATTGAGACAATGAGAGCAGAGAATGAGCAGGGTAGAAGCAGAAGTAACTCTCTGCTACATGG acggTCTCAGCTGGGCAGCACTCCAGACTTCAGGTACCCAGTGTCAGCTTCATCGATGATGGACAGCAACTCAGACCACTATGGCAGCGCGCTTGTACTGAGGAGGCCTCAGAAGGGAAGGGTGGCAGCGTTGAGGGATGAGCCATCCAAA CGACAT GTGCAGACTCTAAATGAGCAGGAGTGGGAGCGCATGCAACAGGCCAATGTCTTGGCAAATGTGGCCCAGGCTTTTGAGAGTGATATGGACGCCTCAGACCTGGAAGAAGACCGGGAGACAATTTTTAGCTCGGTGGACCTGCTGTCCCCTGGTGGCCAGGCTGATGCACAGACGCTTGCCTTAATGCTGCAGGAGCAACTTGATGCCATCAACAATGAAATCAG AATGATCCAAGAGGAGAAGGAGAGCACAGCCATTCGGGCAGAGGAGATCGAGTGTCGAGTGGGCAGCGGTGATAGCCTGGGAGGCCGTTTCCGCTCCATGAGTTCCATCCCTCCATCGTTGTGTGCTGGCTCCTCATTGGGCGGCTCTCCTCCCGGCTCTGGAAACTCCACCCCTAGACGCATTCCCCGTAGCCCCAACAGAGAACTGGACCGCATGGGTGTCATGACCTTG CCTAGTGACCTGCGCAAGCATCGCAGGAAG TCAGCTCAGGATGACAAGGCCACTATCCGATGTGAGACGTCGCCCCCTACCACTCCACGCTCGATGCGCCTCAACAGGGAGGTGGGTCATGCTGCCAGCCACGAGGACATCCGAGATTTTAGAGG TCTGACTGGCCTGCAGGACGGTCAGGGCAGTAACCCCAGCAGCAGTAACAGCAGCCAAGACTCCCTCAACAAAGCAGCCAAGAAGAAAAGCATCAAGTCTTCCATTGGCCGCCTCTTTGGGAAGAAGGAGAAGGGCCGACCCAGTATTCCCGGCAAGGACTCGCCCGGCCAAG CTGGTACTCCTGAGGCAGAGACCTCTCCAAAGGATGGCTTAGGAATGGGAACCCTGTCAGGCCCTGCAGAGAAAAACCGAAAACTGCAGAAGAA TCCAAAGACAGG GCATGAATTACTGGAGGAAGCTCGTAGGCAGGGCCTACCATTTGCCCAGTGGGATGGACCAACAGTTGTGGTTTGGCTGGAG CTGTGGGTGGGTATGCCTGCGTGGTACGTGGCTGCATGCCGTGCCAACGTGAAGAGTGGAGCCATTATGTCAGCGCTGTCAGACACAGAGATTCAACGGGAGATCGGAATAAGCAACCCATTACATCGTCTCAAACTTCGGCTGGCTATCCAAGAAATCATGTCTCTCACCAGCCcttctgctccgcccacttcaaGAACG ACCACAGGAAACGTTTGGGTCACACATGAAGAAATGGAAACTTTGGCAGCCACACCTCCCACG GAGGATGACGAGGGTAGCTGGGCCCAG ACATTGGCATATGGAGACATGAATCACGAGTGGATCGGTAATGAGTGGCTGCCCAGTTTGGGTTTGCCTCAGTACCGCTCTTACTTCATGGAGTCCCTGGTGGACGCCCGCATGCTCGACCACCTCACCAAAAAGGACCTCAGAGGACAACTCAAAATGGTTGATAGCTTCCACAG GAACAGTTTTCAGTGTGGAGTCATGTGTCTGAGGCGGCTCAACTATGACAGGAAAGAGCTGGAGAGGCGAAGAGATGACTCACAGCTTGAACAAAAAG ATGTGCTGGTATGGAGTAATGAGCGTGTAATCAGCTGGATTCAGGCCATTGGGCTCAAAGAGTACAGTAGTAACCTTTATGAAAGTGGAGTGCATGGAGCGCTGCTGGCTCTGGATGAAACCTTCGACCACAACACGCTGGCCCTGCTCCTCCAGATccccacacagaacacacag GCCAGAGCAGCTCTGGAGCGTGAATTCAACAGTCTGCTGGCCATTGGCACAGAACGGAGAATGGAAGAG GATGATGATAAGAACTTCCGTCGCGCTCCGTCATGGAGGAAAAAGTTCAGGCCCAAAGACATGAGGGGGATGTCCTTGGGTACATCCGATACCCTGCCCGCTAACTTCAGAGTGACCGGCAGCAGCGCAGCATCTCCCTCGACACAGCCAAAGAGGAGCCCCATGGACG